In Phormidium yuhuli AB48, one genomic interval encodes:
- a CDS encoding Rab family GTPase produces MAIISKKICTIGDFSVGKTSLIRRFVEGKFSDRYLSTVGVKISRKPLEVTRPTGENTSVQLLIWDLEGHTKFKSIAPSYLQGSSGAFFVADVTRLETIERLGEHLDLFFSVNPKGVAIAGLNKSDLLEKDKLNYLQDKLKTEQGDRLTSMYLTSAKTGENVETMFSQMATLLI; encoded by the coding sequence ATGGCAATTATTTCTAAAAAAATTTGTACCATCGGAGACTTTAGTGTCGGTAAAACCAGTTTGATTCGTCGTTTTGTTGAAGGAAAGTTTAGCGATCGCTACTTATCGACGGTTGGGGTCAAGATTTCTCGTAAACCTCTGGAGGTGACCCGTCCCACTGGCGAGAATACGTCGGTTCAGCTGCTGATTTGGGATTTGGAGGGACATACCAAATTTAAGTCGATCGCCCCGAGTTACCTACAAGGGTCATCCGGAGCCTTCTTTGTCGCGGATGTGACTCGCCTAGAGACCATTGAACGGTTGGGTGAGCATTTGGATTTATTTTTTTCGGTGAATCCGAAAGGGGTGGCGATCGCCGGCTTAAATAAGTCTGACTTACTAGAGAAGGACAAGCTCAACTACCTCCAGGACAAACTCAAGACAGAACAGGGCGATCGCCTAACCTCCATGTATTTAACCTCAGCCAAGACTGGGGAGAATGTTGAGACCATGTTTTCCCAAATGGCAACATTACTGATTTAA
- a CDS encoding sensor histidine kinase translates to MHDLPAPNSLQILVIEDDNTTRLLLQKTLEREGYQIALAEDGVKGMEKALSISPALIISDWVMPGLDGMELCRQVRSHPQLSGVFVILLSSRETVADRVEGLDAGADEFLSKPIDPNELRARVRAGLRQYQLNHELKSTNHDLMLTLQKLQQAQAQLIQSEKMSSLGQMVAGIAHEINNPINFIEGNLSFAEDYIQDLLAVIYGYQKYFPNVPEDLETLLEDTDIEFLREDARQLIHSMRVGASRIHQIINHLRNFSRLDEADMKRVDIHDGINSTLIMLQNRLRISSALEIEVCRHYKDLPKIDCYPGQLNQVFLNILNNAIYFLQEYVKNGDLNHPKIEIFTQCLDEEDAVEILMLNNGLSIPEKVRSKIFDPFFTTKPVGQGTGMGLSICYQIIVERHQGSIHCFIPPDGGTGFAIKIPRQQPEENP, encoded by the coding sequence ATGCACGATCTACCGGCCCCAAACTCGTTACAAATCTTAGTAATTGAGGATGACAACACCACTCGCCTACTGCTGCAAAAGACTCTAGAGAGGGAGGGATACCAGATCGCCCTAGCAGAAGATGGCGTGAAGGGGATGGAGAAAGCCCTCTCCATTTCTCCGGCCCTGATTATCAGTGATTGGGTAATGCCGGGACTAGATGGTATGGAACTTTGCCGCCAGGTGCGATCGCACCCACAACTGTCTGGGGTTTTTGTGATCCTCCTATCCTCCCGCGAAACCGTTGCTGATCGCGTAGAAGGCCTGGATGCCGGGGCCGATGAATTTCTCTCAAAACCCATTGATCCCAACGAACTCAGAGCCAGAGTACGGGCTGGACTACGGCAATATCAACTCAATCACGAACTCAAATCCACTAACCATGATTTGATGCTAACCCTGCAAAAACTCCAGCAAGCTCAGGCACAACTGATCCAAAGTGAAAAAATGTCAAGTTTGGGGCAGATGGTGGCGGGAATTGCCCATGAAATCAATAACCCCATCAACTTTATTGAAGGAAACTTATCCTTTGCTGAAGACTATATTCAGGATTTACTCGCTGTCATCTATGGCTATCAAAAATATTTTCCTAATGTTCCCGAAGACCTGGAGACTTTGCTAGAAGATACTGATATTGAGTTTTTAAGGGAAGATGCCAGGCAGCTCATCCATTCCATGCGCGTGGGAGCATCGAGAATCCACCAAATTATCAATCATTTGCGTAACTTTTCCCGTCTGGATGAGGCTGATATGAAACGGGTGGACATCCATGATGGCATCAACAGCACCTTAATTATGCTACAAAACCGTCTGAGAATCAGTAGCGCCCTGGAGATTGAGGTCTGTAGACACTATAAAGACTTGCCCAAAATTGATTGTTATCCGGGCCAACTTAATCAAGTTTTTTTAAACATTCTGAATAACGCCATCTACTTTTTGCAGGAATATGTCAAAAATGGTGATTTAAATCATCCAAAAATCGAAATCTTCACTCAATGTCTAGACGAGGAAGACGCGGTAGAAATTCTCATGTTGAATAATGGTTTAAGCATTCCCGAGAAGGTAAGGTCAAAGATTTTTGACCCCTTCTTTACAACTAAGCCTGTAGGACAAGGAACGGGAATGGGCCTGTCAATTTGCTATCAAATTATCGTGGAACGCCACCAGGGGAGTATTCACTGCTTTATCCCCCCTGACGGCGGAACCGGTTTTGCCATCAAGATTCCTCGACAACAGCCCGAGGAGAACCCTTGA
- a CDS encoding type IV pilus secretin family protein — translation MKHYLGFGGLCLGAAVVLAAPASTLATPTEVTGIELRETSSGLMLVMETANGDRPQIFLVRRGNAMVADLVNTRLRLPQGQGYSQNNPVPGIASLVVTPLDANSTRVIVTGAGNSAPEGEIVQDASRGIALNYRRAADAPTTAASPPPGIDGVPQGQQQQHQAQQQHQAQRQPGSSDVLVPNPGVEIDGVRIESPTRINPAPPFQPRAVAPPVGDISVSSVDTSSYSINLGTAQRVPRLVLRDAPVEEVMSLLARAAGLNLAYVADDNGNGNGRRTISLDIENEAVQDVFNNVLRLSGLEANREGNTIVVGERLPDSARPIISRTVRLNQLTLIDARNFLVSQGAEINEVSVQQQIQAQSLGEGTAPITTTSTTTQVELIAADRRDQPYQGHAALPLRGVLVSIGQRQQTGDGPGTELTLVGDPRKVEMATQLLTQLETRRRQVAVNVKIVDISLSNQDNFNASFSFGIGDTFVSSDGGAATVIFGGGNPPSSTTTRDGITSPPVIQNPFGGTETFIDLSQEIPISGTSPDIVVVRSDGTIERRPAPPGIFRGRDAAISRENPFDVGITEIERATDTVITERLSPIFEEVFVGNDGEGNPIFEERFTGQFETQATTNLGTRGSVTQSVADLFQFPTRFLAQLQAQVISGNAKILTDPTLVIQEGQTANVNLTNQVVQDVTVDFTDTPSGQRETRDVNLRDVGLQLSVQVDRIDDNGFVSLRVNPSVTAPVGQENLGNGQFVTLVQERSVSSGRVRLRDGQTLILSGIIQDTDRTTVSKVPILGDIPLLGSLFRSTSRTNERQEVVVLLTPNILNDSDPNNFGYTYTPGRDAREVLQQQRNFTFPQPQQ, via the coding sequence GTGAAACATTATCTCGGATTCGGCGGGTTATGCCTTGGAGCAGCCGTTGTTCTAGCAGCCCCAGCATCCACGTTAGCCACTCCGACGGAGGTGACTGGAATTGAGCTTCGTGAAACCTCGTCCGGGCTAATGTTGGTGATGGAGACGGCTAATGGCGATCGCCCCCAGATTTTCCTGGTTCGGCGTGGGAACGCCATGGTCGCTGACCTCGTTAATACCAGGCTGCGACTGCCTCAAGGCCAAGGGTACAGTCAGAATAACCCAGTTCCCGGCATCGCCTCCCTGGTGGTGACGCCCCTGGATGCCAACAGCACCCGCGTTATTGTAACTGGTGCTGGCAATAGCGCCCCCGAAGGTGAGATTGTCCAAGATGCCAGTCGCGGCATTGCTCTCAACTACAGACGGGCAGCTGACGCCCCCACCACCGCCGCCTCACCGCCTCCTGGGATTGATGGGGTTCCCCAAGGTCAACAACAGCAACACCAAGCCCAGCAGCAACACCAGGCTCAGCGACAGCCTGGTAGTTCCGATGTTCTCGTTCCCAACCCTGGGGTAGAAATTGATGGCGTTCGTATTGAATCTCCGACTCGTATCAACCCAGCGCCTCCCTTCCAGCCCCGCGCCGTTGCGCCACCGGTGGGCGATATCTCGGTCTCTTCCGTCGATACCTCCAGCTACAGCATTAACCTGGGGACAGCGCAACGGGTGCCACGGCTCGTCCTTAGGGATGCCCCAGTTGAGGAAGTCATGTCGCTCCTCGCCCGTGCAGCCGGCTTGAACCTAGCCTACGTGGCCGATGATAACGGGAATGGCAATGGGCGACGCACCATCTCCCTCGATATTGAGAATGAGGCAGTTCAAGATGTCTTTAACAATGTTCTCCGTCTGAGTGGCTTAGAAGCGAACCGGGAGGGCAACACCATTGTGGTGGGTGAACGCCTCCCCGACTCCGCTCGTCCCATTATCAGCCGCACCGTTCGTCTCAATCAACTGACTCTAATTGACGCTCGTAACTTTCTTGTCTCTCAAGGGGCAGAAATCAATGAAGTCAGTGTGCAGCAGCAGATTCAGGCTCAGTCCCTTGGAGAAGGGACTGCCCCCATCACCACAACGAGTACCACAACTCAAGTTGAGTTAATTGCAGCAGATCGCCGAGATCAACCCTATCAGGGTCATGCCGCATTGCCCTTACGGGGGGTGTTGGTTTCTATTGGCCAGCGACAACAAACCGGCGATGGTCCAGGAACGGAGCTAACCCTGGTGGGAGATCCCCGCAAGGTGGAAATGGCAACCCAACTGCTGACTCAACTGGAAACCCGTCGTCGTCAGGTTGCCGTTAACGTCAAGATCGTTGATATTTCTCTGAGCAACCAGGATAACTTCAATGCCAGCTTCTCCTTTGGGATTGGCGATACCTTTGTCTCCAGTGACGGGGGGGCAGCAACCGTGATTTTTGGGGGTGGGAATCCCCCCAGTAGCACGACTACCCGCGATGGGATTACATCTCCTCCTGTGATTCAGAATCCCTTTGGAGGGACAGAAACCTTTATTGATTTGTCCCAGGAAATTCCAATTTCAGGAACATCCCCTGATATTGTCGTTGTCCGTTCAGATGGAACTATTGAGCGACGGCCAGCGCCTCCGGGAATTTTTAGAGGACGTGATGCGGCTATCTCCCGCGAGAATCCCTTTGATGTTGGCATCACAGAAATTGAACGGGCTACCGATACCGTCATTACTGAGAGACTTAGCCCCATCTTTGAAGAAGTCTTTGTCGGGAACGATGGTGAAGGAAATCCAATTTTTGAGGAACGCTTTACCGGTCAATTTGAAACTCAAGCTACCACAAACCTAGGAACCCGTGGTTCAGTTACCCAAAGTGTCGCAGATCTCTTCCAATTCCCGACGCGGTTCCTCGCACAGCTTCAGGCGCAAGTTATTAGCGGGAATGCCAAAATCCTTACTGACCCAACTTTGGTGATTCAGGAGGGGCAAACTGCCAATGTAAATCTGACCAACCAGGTTGTGCAGGATGTGACGGTGGACTTCACCGATACACCCTCGGGACAACGGGAAACTCGTGATGTCAACCTCCGTGATGTGGGGTTACAACTGAGTGTCCAGGTCGATCGCATTGACGATAATGGCTTTGTTTCTTTGCGGGTGAATCCTAGTGTGACCGCACCGGTCGGCCAGGAAAACCTCGGCAATGGTCAGTTTGTGACCTTGGTTCAGGAGCGGTCTGTGTCCTCGGGGCGAGTTCGCTTGCGGGATGGTCAAACCCTGATTTTGTCGGGAATCATCCAAGATACCGATCGCACGACGGTCAGTAAAGTCCCCATTCTAGGAGATATTCCCCTCTTGGGTTCACTGTTCCGCAGTACGAGCCGTACCAATGAACGTCAAGAGGTCGTCGTCTTACTAACCCCCAACATCCTCAACGATTCTGATCCTAACAACTTTGGGTATACCTATACTCCGGGTCGGGATGCGCGGGAAGTGCTTCAGCAACAACGTAACTTCACCTTCCCTCAACCCCAGCAGTAA
- a CDS encoding PilN domain-containing protein, translating to MYNIEINFLNDRPEYRPESVRAKPSRQRRDRSGNGAVIAGAGVALAFLALVGGFWVYLVQLEIPRLQAERDELDEELGNYQRQEDRLRQIQEEVQQIRTQTDALAGVFNYISPWSALLQDLRDRTPSGVRIQNVQQSDESARNGPPPQPTDSGRPPSVITIEGIAQSFNDVNDFVLLLRESNLYMASGTHLLEAEMEDYRAQGITFSDSRSRLPLAPVVAFTIQTQIREVPATDILQELQRKGALGLVNRIQELQRRGVI from the coding sequence ATGTACAACATTGAAATTAATTTCCTCAATGATCGCCCTGAGTATCGTCCGGAGTCGGTTAGGGCAAAACCCAGCCGGCAAAGACGCGATCGTTCAGGGAATGGGGCGGTCATTGCCGGTGCGGGGGTGGCCTTGGCCTTCCTGGCGCTCGTGGGTGGATTCTGGGTTTACCTGGTCCAATTGGAGATTCCTCGCTTGCAGGCTGAGCGGGATGAACTTGATGAGGAGTTAGGAAACTATCAGCGACAAGAGGATCGCTTACGACAGATTCAAGAGGAAGTCCAACAAATCCGGACACAAACCGATGCTCTGGCAGGGGTTTTTAACTATATTTCTCCTTGGTCGGCACTGCTGCAAGACTTGCGCGATCGCACCCCCAGTGGAGTTCGCATCCAAAACGTGCAGCAAAGTGATGAATCCGCTCGCAATGGCCCTCCTCCCCAGCCCACTGACTCAGGTCGTCCTCCCTCTGTGATTACAATTGAGGGGATTGCCCAATCCTTTAATGATGTTAATGACTTTGTCCTACTCCTGAGGGAGTCTAATCTCTACATGGCTTCAGGGACGCATCTACTGGAGGCCGAGATGGAGGACTATCGCGCTCAGGGTATAACCTTTAGTGACAGTCGCAGTCGTCTTCCCTTGGCACCGGTCGTCGCGTTTACCATCCAAACCCAGATTCGCGAAGTTCCCGCAACGGATATCTTGCAAGAACTTCAACGTAAGGGAGCCTTGGGCTTAGTCAACCGTATCCAAGAACTTCAGCGCAGAGGGGTAATTTAG
- the pilM gene encoding type IV pilus assembly protein PilM, producing MANLNFLKNIFSKAKNGIGIELSPDRINVMQLSKQRQGYKILHFISEEVPEGVMQEGQILDLPSMSELIESIISEHKLKPKHIATAIPSREAIVRLIPVPVELDDESELRDYVNQEAGLYLPFPREEADVDFQKLGSFVDEDGAEKNQLLFVATRKDVVDSYISVFQEAGLSLDVMEVSSFAVLRCLQDQLQQFTSSEVVVTADLQFDSTEISVIVDGVPQFSRTIGIGSFQIQSALSEAMNLPPSRNTELLQGMTLPVNTGDSMTMGTMGGNNPGTSAMMKVLGELADEVRRSIDFYMNQSDVMEVAQLFLVGPGSAVGQLDEFFMQRLSIPTSQLDPVAALGLEMSEEDVPLVQRPGLGVVLGLGLREV from the coding sequence GTGGCTAACTTAAACTTCCTAAAAAACATCTTCTCCAAGGCCAAGAATGGCATCGGGATTGAACTCTCTCCTGATCGCATCAATGTGATGCAACTGAGTAAACAGCGTCAGGGTTATAAGATTCTACACTTCATTTCCGAGGAAGTCCCCGAAGGGGTAATGCAGGAGGGGCAAATCCTTGACCTGCCCAGTATGTCAGAACTGATTGAATCGATCATCAGTGAGCATAAACTCAAGCCGAAACATATTGCCACGGCGATTCCTAGTCGTGAGGCGATCGTGCGCTTGATTCCCGTCCCCGTTGAACTCGATGACGAAAGTGAACTACGGGATTATGTGAACCAAGAGGCAGGACTTTACCTGCCATTCCCTCGGGAAGAAGCCGATGTGGACTTCCAAAAACTGGGTTCATTCGTCGATGAGGATGGGGCCGAAAAGAACCAGCTCTTGTTTGTGGCCACCCGTAAAGATGTGGTGGATAGTTACATCAGTGTCTTTCAGGAAGCCGGATTGAGCCTCGACGTGATGGAAGTCAGCAGTTTTGCAGTGCTACGCTGTTTACAGGATCAGCTACAACAGTTCACCTCCTCGGAAGTGGTCGTTACCGCTGATCTACAATTCGATAGCACTGAAATCTCAGTGATTGTCGATGGTGTGCCCCAGTTTTCCCGTACCATCGGGATCGGCAGCTTCCAAATTCAAAGTGCTCTCTCAGAAGCGATGAATTTACCCCCATCTCGTAATACAGAACTTTTACAGGGAATGACCTTGCCTGTGAATACGGGTGATAGTATGACCATGGGAACCATGGGTGGCAATAATCCAGGGACTAGCGCCATGATGAAAGTCCTCGGGGAACTCGCCGATGAGGTCCGTCGTTCTATTGACTTTTACATGAACCAAAGTGACGTTATGGAGGTTGCCCAACTGTTTTTGGTGGGGCCTGGCAGTGCGGTGGGTCAACTCGATGAGTTTTTCATGCAGCGGTTGAGTATCCCCACCAGTCAACTTGATCCAGTGGCTGCGCTAGGATTAGAGATGAGCGAAGAAGACGTTCCCCTCGTCCAACGTCCCGGACTAGGGGTGGTTTTAGGTCTGGGACTACGGGAGGTCTAA
- a CDS encoding ABC transporter substrate-binding protein, with amino-acid sequence MFGCGNPRTIRDENTVEFWTMQLQPTFNPYFNDLIAEFEEEHPEQEVRWIDIPWAAMEARIVTSVSAQTAPDLVNLNPRFAALLAGRNAWLNLDEHISEEVRSQYLDAIWDASRFDGISFGIPWYLTTRITIYNQDIFQEAGIDAPPQTFEELAQVAQQVREETGKYAFFVTFAPNDSGEVLESLVQMGVQLLNDDGSAAFNSPEGVAAFNYWRDLYQEGWLPREVLTQGHQRAIELYQGGELALVTTGPQFFKTIANNAPDIAAVSQPAPQISGETGKIAVAVMNLLIPRDTANPEGAIAFALFLTNPENQLAFSQVANTLPSTRETLDHDYFQDGGENATPMDEARVISAQQLRRAEVLVPPRSNVNELQAILYDNLQATLLGEKTVEEALADAEEEWNAIARP; translated from the coding sequence ATGTTCGGCTGCGGAAATCCCCGCACGATTCGGGATGAAAATACCGTGGAGTTTTGGACGATGCAGCTCCAACCGACGTTCAACCCCTACTTTAATGATTTAATTGCTGAGTTTGAGGAGGAGCATCCTGAGCAGGAGGTGCGCTGGATTGATATCCCTTGGGCGGCCATGGAAGCTCGGATTGTCACCTCAGTTTCCGCCCAAACGGCCCCCGATTTAGTCAACCTCAACCCGCGCTTTGCCGCCCTTTTGGCAGGACGCAACGCCTGGTTAAACTTAGATGAGCATATCTCCGAGGAGGTGCGATCGCAGTATCTCGACGCCATTTGGGATGCCAGCCGCTTTGACGGGATCAGTTTCGGCATTCCCTGGTATCTCACCACCCGCATCACCATCTACAACCAGGACATCTTCCAAGAAGCCGGGATTGACGCGCCGCCGCAAACCTTCGAGGAACTAGCTCAAGTGGCCCAACAGGTCCGGGAAGAAACGGGCAAATACGCCTTTTTCGTCACCTTTGCCCCCAATGATTCGGGAGAAGTCCTAGAATCCCTGGTGCAGATGGGCGTACAACTGCTCAACGACGATGGCAGCGCCGCCTTTAACTCCCCAGAAGGGGTAGCCGCCTTTAACTATTGGCGAGACCTCTATCAAGAAGGTTGGCTACCGCGAGAAGTTCTCACTCAAGGCCATCAACGAGCCATCGAACTCTATCAAGGGGGAGAACTGGCCCTCGTCACGACGGGTCCCCAATTCTTTAAAACCATCGCCAACAACGCCCCCGATATTGCCGCCGTCTCCCAACCCGCACCGCAAATTAGCGGGGAAACGGGAAAAATTGCCGTGGCCGTCATGAACCTGTTAATTCCCCGCGATACCGCCAACCCCGAGGGGGCGATCGCCTTTGCCCTCTTTCTCACCAATCCCGAGAACCAACTGGCCTTCTCCCAAGTCGCCAACACCCTCCCCTCCACCCGAGAAACCCTAGACCATGACTACTTCCAAGACGGGGGAGAAAACGCGACCCCCATGGATGAGGCTCGGGTGATTAGTGCCCAGCAGTTACGGCGGGCAGAAGTGCTAGTCCCTCCCCGCTCTAATGTCAATGAATTGCAAGCAATTCTTTACGATAATTTACAGGCGACTCTATTAGGAGAAAAAACCGTCGAGGAGGCCCTAGCCGACGCCGAAGAGGAGTGGAATGCCATTGCCAGACCCTAA
- a CDS encoding DUF6737 family protein, which translates to MSDRPESVNVWDYKPWWCQPWSILLTGLGLIAASWFVFHRLWLTTLVAIPLTVWMGYFVLLFPRLVAQSGQLSQEISEDRQP; encoded by the coding sequence ATGAGCGATCGCCCTGAGAGTGTTAATGTTTGGGACTATAAACCCTGGTGGTGCCAGCCTTGGTCGATTCTGTTGACGGGGTTGGGCTTGATTGCTGCAAGTTGGTTCGTCTTTCATCGCCTTTGGTTGACAACCTTGGTAGCAATTCCCCTGACGGTCTGGATGGGCTATTTTGTGCTGCTCTTTCCCCGACTGGTGGCCCAATCGGGGCAGTTGTCTCAGGAGATCTCTGAGGATAGGCAGCCTTAA
- a CDS encoding TIGR03960 family B12-binding radical SAM protein, producing the protein MAVAVDQLLTPDISRPARYLGNELGAVRKSWQDAEVRWVLTYPEVYEVGASNLGHIILYSILNAQPRQLCDRAYLPAMDLIEKLRDTKTPLFAVEAHRPLSDFDILGFSLSYELGATNILEMLTLAGIPLTWNERLQRGNQDPLIFAGGQTATSNPEPYADFLDFVALGDGEELLPEIGLVIEEGKRAGLSRNDLLLDLAQVPGVYVPMFYDMAEDGSVRPNHPQVPERVLRRVAPPMPAYSIGLVPYIETVHDRLTVEIRRGCTRGCRFCQPGMLTRPARDVNPEQVVDTIEKGMRATGYNEFSLLSLSCSDYLSLPAVGMEVKNRLQNDNISLSLPSQRVDRFDENIANIIGGTRQSGLTFAPEAGTQRMRDIINKGLTNEELLRGVKTAYEQGWDKVKLYFMIGLPGETDADVIGIAETVRWLQQECRSQKRRRFHINLTISNFTPKPHTPFQWHSVSTREFLRKQDLLRQEFKRMRGVKANFTDVRISAMEDFVGRGDRRLGPVIRRAWELGAGMDAWWESLDRAYQAWETAIEESGLTWKYRQVESGEWNLFKDDQGNIDRHQSLDAPLPWDYLNTGIDKTWLKQDLQRALEAATVPDCAYEGCSHCGVCTPDFGHNIVETPPPIPHFVGHFKPNTQREQRLRVRLGKLGDMALIGHLDFARLLDRAIRRAALPISFSGGYHPSPRISPANALQLGATSSGEVVEFDLTQPLEAAEFQQRLQEQLPPDMPIYDVQTVPVKGLAATQVLERAQYQLNLRCESPDWAAWVAAVLEASELWSEHRSKSGKTRAINLRERLFALDYIGSPHPEQAIISYEGSCRNDGTLLRPAQVVEMLEAVSGAEIALEHVHRQQLILRPEIP; encoded by the coding sequence ATGGCGGTTGCAGTTGACCAGCTACTCACGCCGGACATTTCCCGTCCAGCTCGTTACTTGGGAAATGAACTTGGAGCCGTGCGTAAATCCTGGCAGGATGCCGAGGTGCGCTGGGTTTTAACCTATCCAGAAGTTTATGAGGTCGGCGCGTCCAACCTCGGCCATATCATTCTCTACAGCATTCTCAACGCCCAACCGCGCCAACTGTGCGATCGCGCCTACCTGCCGGCCATGGACTTAATCGAGAAATTGCGGGACACCAAGACTCCCCTCTTTGCCGTCGAAGCCCATCGACCCCTCAGCGACTTTGATATCCTTGGTTTTAGCCTCAGCTACGAACTCGGGGCCACGAACATCCTGGAAATGCTGACCCTAGCCGGCATTCCCCTGACCTGGAACGAACGTCTGCAACGGGGGAATCAAGACCCCCTCATCTTCGCCGGGGGCCAAACAGCCACCTCCAACCCCGAACCCTACGCCGACTTTCTCGACTTTGTGGCCCTCGGTGATGGCGAAGAACTCCTGCCAGAAATTGGCCTCGTCATCGAAGAAGGCAAACGAGCCGGCTTAAGTCGTAACGATTTATTACTGGACCTAGCCCAAGTTCCCGGCGTCTATGTCCCCATGTTTTACGACATGGCCGAGGATGGTTCTGTGCGCCCCAATCATCCCCAGGTTCCCGAGCGGGTATTACGACGGGTGGCCCCACCCATGCCCGCCTACTCCATTGGCCTCGTGCCTTATATTGAGACGGTCCACGATCGCCTCACCGTCGAAATTCGCCGAGGCTGCACCCGAGGCTGTCGCTTCTGTCAACCAGGAATGCTCACCCGGCCGGCCCGGGATGTGAACCCAGAGCAAGTGGTGGATACCATCGAAAAAGGGATGCGGGCCACCGGCTATAACGAATTTTCCCTCCTCTCCCTCAGTTGTTCTGACTATCTTTCCTTACCCGCTGTGGGCATGGAAGTCAAGAATCGTTTACAAAACGATAACATTTCCCTCTCCCTGCCCAGTCAGCGGGTCGATCGCTTTGACGAAAACATCGCCAACATCATCGGCGGAACCCGGCAATCGGGGTTAACCTTCGCCCCAGAAGCGGGAACCCAGCGGATGCGGGATATTATCAACAAAGGACTGACCAACGAAGAGTTATTACGGGGTGTCAAAACCGCCTACGAACAGGGTTGGGACAAAGTTAAGCTCTATTTCATGATTGGGCTGCCCGGAGAAACCGACGCCGACGTGATTGGCATTGCCGAAACCGTGCGTTGGCTACAACAGGAATGTCGCAGTCAGAAACGGCGACGTTTTCACATCAACCTCACCATTTCCAACTTCACCCCCAAACCCCATACCCCCTTCCAATGGCATAGCGTCTCCACCCGCGAGTTTCTACGCAAACAAGACCTATTGCGGCAAGAATTTAAGCGGATGCGGGGGGTAAAAGCCAACTTTACCGATGTCCGCATCTCCGCTATGGAGGACTTTGTGGGCCGGGGCGATCGCCGTCTGGGCCCGGTGATTCGTCGCGCTTGGGAACTTGGGGCGGGCATGGATGCCTGGTGGGAAAGCCTCGATCGCGCCTATCAAGCCTGGGAGACGGCGATCGAAGAATCGGGCTTAACCTGGAAATACCGTCAAGTAGAATCCGGGGAATGGAATCTCTTTAAAGACGATCAGGGCAACATCGATCGCCATCAATCCCTCGATGCCCCTCTCCCCTGGGATTACCTCAACACCGGCATTGACAAAACCTGGCTCAAACAAGACCTGCAACGGGCCCTCGAAGCCGCCACCGTCCCCGACTGTGCCTATGAAGGCTGTTCCCACTGTGGCGTATGCACCCCCGACTTCGGCCATAACATCGTCGAAACCCCACCGCCGATTCCCCACTTTGTTGGGCATTTCAAACCCAACACCCAGCGAGAACAGCGGTTGCGGGTGCGTCTAGGCAAACTGGGAGACATGGCCCTGATTGGTCATTTAGACTTCGCCCGTCTACTCGATCGCGCCATCCGTCGGGCCGCCTTACCCATCTCCTTTAGCGGTGGCTATCATCCCAGTCCTCGCATTTCCCCCGCCAACGCCTTACAACTCGGGGCCACCAGTAGCGGCGAAGTCGTTGAATTTGACCTCACCCAACCCCTAGAGGCCGCTGAATTCCAACAGCGGCTTCAGGAACAACTGCCCCCAGATATGCCCATTTATGACGTGCAAACCGTTCCCGTCAAAGGCTTAGCCGCCACCCAAGTTCTGGAACGGGCCCAATATCAGCTCAACCTGCGCTGTGAGAGTCCCGACTGGGCCGCCTGGGTGGCCGCCGTTCTCGAAGCCTCAGAACTCTGGAGCGAACATCGCAGCAAATCTGGAAAAACTCGGGCCATTAATCTCAGAGAGCGACTGTTTGCCCTAGACTATATAGGTTCGCCCCATCCCGAGCAGGCGATCATCAGCTACGAAGGGAGTTGCCGCAATGATGGGACCCTGTTACGACCTGCCCAAGTGGTAGAAATGCTCGAAGCCGTCTCCGGTGCTGAGATTGCCCTAGAGCATGTCCATCGTCAACAGCTCATCCTACGCCCGGAAATTCCCTAA